A genomic stretch from Cloacibacterium caeni includes:
- a CDS encoding DUF6759 domain-containing protein, whose amino-acid sequence MKNKLLLLILLVFSTFLFSQTSQELDKAMLSKDPKVIAEFIKKYPNNKNTAFLQRKLNSMTGSGNAAAKPSIQPLNTEKLEKQVEKSEAKGEPDAKAKRTAEVLTQLFNNDPNKKDAYVLIRNKSECNLIVKFEGKKFYNLDVPKMGENYILVQKGTYRITTMICNAQYASVKNITQDLEINLNAAKKVRK is encoded by the coding sequence ATGAAAAACAAACTTTTACTTCTTATTTTGCTAGTCTTTTCCACCTTTTTGTTTTCGCAAACTTCTCAGGAATTAGACAAAGCAATGCTGAGTAAAGACCCTAAAGTGATTGCAGAATTTATTAAAAAATATCCTAATAATAAAAACACTGCTTTTCTACAGAGAAAGCTAAACAGTATGACTGGGAGTGGAAATGCAGCCGCTAAACCGAGTATACAACCGCTGAATACCGAGAAATTAGAAAAACAAGTAGAAAAAAGTGAGGCAAAAGGAGAACCAGATGCTAAAGCAAAACGTACTGCCGAAGTTCTTACGCAATTATTTAATAATGACCCCAATAAAAAAGATGCTTACGTTTTGATTAGAAATAAATCTGAGTGTAACCTCATTGTAAAATTCGAAGGAAAAAAATTCTATAATCTAGATGTTCCTAAAATGGGTGAAAATTATATTCTGGTGCAGAAAGGAACGTACAGAATTACCACGATGATTTGTAATGCGCAATACGCATCGGTTAAAAATATAACACAAGATTTAGAAATCAACTTGAATGCAGCAAAAAAAGTCAGAAAATAA
- the tsf gene encoding translation elongation factor Ts — protein MYTPVAADVAKLRNTTGAGMMDCKKALTEAEGDFEKAIEILRKKGQKVAANRADRESTEGAVIAKVNADHTAGVVIALNCETDFVAKNESFVKLAHDFAERALNFDSKEDFLASDYNGISVAEKLIEQTGVIGEKIEIGAFEKLAGDFVGSYIHAGNKIATLTSLSANVEGAEDAAKSVAMQVAAMNPIALDETQVSQEVIDRELEIERDILTKEGKPANIIDNILKGKMQKFYKENTLVHQAFIKDGGMSVADFVKSVNGDLKVTGFKRVALS, from the coding sequence ATGTATACACCAGTTGCTGCAGACGTAGCTAAACTAAGAAACACAACAGGAGCAGGAATGATGGACTGCAAAAAAGCTTTAACAGAAGCTGAAGGAGATTTTGAAAAAGCTATCGAAATCCTTAGAAAAAAAGGACAAAAAGTAGCTGCTAACAGAGCAGATAGAGAATCTACAGAAGGAGCTGTAATTGCAAAAGTAAATGCTGACCACACTGCAGGTGTTGTAATCGCATTAAACTGCGAAACTGACTTCGTTGCTAAAAACGAAAGCTTCGTAAAATTAGCTCATGATTTCGCTGAAAGAGCGCTTAATTTTGACTCTAAAGAAGATTTCTTAGCTTCTGACTATAATGGTATTTCAGTTGCTGAAAAATTAATTGAACAAACAGGAGTAATCGGTGAGAAAATTGAAATCGGTGCTTTTGAAAAATTAGCAGGTGATTTCGTAGGTTCTTACATCCACGCTGGTAATAAAATCGCTACTCTTACTTCTCTTTCTGCTAATGTAGAAGGTGCAGAAGATGCTGCTAAATCTGTAGCAATGCAAGTTGCTGCTATGAACCCAATTGCTTTAGACGAGACTCAAGTTTCTCAAGAAGTTATTGATAGAGAATTAGAAATCGAAAGAGATATCTTAACTAAAGAAGGAAAACCTGCAAACATTATTGACAATATCCTTAAAGGAAAAATGCAGAAATTCTACAAAGAAAACACTTTAGTACACCAAGCTTTCATTAAAGATGGAGGTATGTCTGTTGCTGATTTCGTAAAATCTGTAAACGGTGATTTAAAAGTAACAGGATTCAAGAGAGTTGCTCTTTCTTAA
- a CDS encoding choice-of-anchor L domain-containing protein, producing the protein MNSSKNLSFILLLFITFINAQYINVNTSFTANDLVDKLIGTNNTCLSVSNVSVTGYNSGGIKSYGYVNANSSGFEISEGILLTFGDAANSPGSFTGIQSFGNNSGWNGDNDLETAAGISSTTNATILEFDFIPNTNKISFDYMFLSEQYLRQGDPGTCGYTDGFAFLIKKTTDTNYKNLALVPNTNIPITSETVRGPGGRCQESNSQYFGHYNPNGSPTSFNGQTAILTAETDVIPGTKYHIKLVIADQGNGLYDSGVILKAGSFVGSKDLGPDRLISTNNPLCEGSTLTLDATVFGATYQWYQNGNILTGETSATYTVTSEGRYEVNISSSSCNLRGSITIEYIEKAKVAPKTFTNCDTNFDGNIPIKLDDLNATIITNYKPEFVVKYYQNLTDATLGNANTLPNNWSYNTDTTIYVRVENGVCAPEIQPIQFIFGNKISVTNYSTTICDGDFNNTEAVNLATYLPQLTSETGYTHQFYLTKNDADLEQNPIASSQNLTAATTFYVRIKKSGICDNIAALTLNFGQPNKSTTLPAQVTVCEGSTTILDAGTGFSSYLWSNGATTQTITVGKGDYSVVLTSPNSCTFTQNVKVVESPKAIVDISKFNTTICDQNLDGTIEVNLNNVTSAILLNPGIYSLKYYANATDANAGNANVLNTSWSFSTDTTIFVRVESDYCPAQIYPLDFKFGNRVTVLTSTLSQEVCDDDLDAIKSVNLKTFESFFTTDSTVSITYFNSENDAKNNVNPISSTQNITSTGTYFLRFEKTNSCPNWAKITVNIKTPKASTSLQNVEICKDATYNLDAGTGFDSYKWSTGETSQTVTKGIGEYYVDLESNGCIYRQNVKIIAASEPTIDSVIEQGNSITVNVSGGTAPYEYSLDQINWQTTNIFYNLNRGVQKVYVRDNKKCTIKEYEFSIIKLLNAITPNGDGLNDTLDYSDLRVKKEVKILIFDRFGKKIFSNENSTSYIWDGTENGRPLPSGSYWYILEWTEPDTGIKINNKGWILLKNRN; encoded by the coding sequence ATGAATTCGTCTAAGAATCTTAGTTTCATATTATTACTATTCATCACGTTCATTAATGCTCAATACATTAATGTAAACACTTCTTTTACGGCAAATGACTTAGTTGATAAGCTTATTGGCACCAATAACACTTGTTTATCTGTATCTAATGTTTCAGTAACGGGTTACAATTCTGGCGGAATAAAAAGTTATGGATATGTAAATGCCAATAGTTCTGGATTCGAAATAAGCGAAGGAATTCTTCTTACTTTTGGAGATGCTGCCAATTCTCCTGGTTCATTTACAGGAATTCAAAGTTTTGGAAATAATTCTGGATGGAATGGAGACAATGATTTAGAAACTGCTGCAGGAATTTCTAGTACTACTAATGCGACTATTTTGGAATTTGATTTCATTCCCAATACCAATAAAATTAGTTTTGATTACATGTTTCTTTCGGAACAGTATTTAAGACAAGGCGATCCTGGAACTTGCGGTTATACAGATGGATTTGCATTTTTAATTAAAAAAACTACTGACACCAATTATAAAAATCTTGCTCTAGTTCCTAACACCAATATTCCTATCACTTCTGAAACGGTAAGAGGACCAGGTGGAAGATGCCAAGAAAGCAACTCACAATATTTTGGACATTATAATCCTAATGGAAGTCCCACAAGTTTTAACGGACAAACTGCTATTCTCACCGCAGAAACAGACGTAATTCCCGGTACTAAATATCACATAAAACTCGTTATTGCAGACCAAGGAAACGGTTTATACGATTCTGGAGTGATTCTAAAAGCAGGAAGTTTTGTTGGCAGTAAAGATTTAGGACCAGACAGATTGATTTCAACCAACAATCCGCTTTGCGAAGGAAGTACTTTAACTTTAGATGCTACTGTTTTTGGCGCAACGTATCAATGGTATCAAAACGGAAACATATTAACTGGAGAAACTTCTGCAACTTATACTGTAACTTCGGAAGGCAGATATGAAGTAAATATTTCATCTTCTAGCTGTAATTTAAGAGGCTCTATAACAATAGAATACATTGAAAAAGCTAAAGTAGCCCCAAAAACTTTCACGAATTGCGACACTAATTTTGACGGAAATATTCCAATTAAATTAGATGACTTAAATGCTACTATTATTACCAATTACAAACCTGAATTTGTAGTAAAATATTATCAAAATTTAACAGATGCTACTCTTGGTAACGCCAATACTTTGCCCAATAATTGGTCATACAATACAGACACTACCATTTATGTAAGGGTAGAAAATGGTGTTTGTGCTCCAGAAATTCAACCTATTCAATTTATTTTCGGGAATAAAATTTCAGTTACCAATTATTCTACCACGATTTGTGATGGTGATTTTAACAATACAGAAGCGGTAAATTTAGCGACTTATTTACCTCAACTAACCTCAGAAACAGGCTATACTCATCAATTTTATCTTACCAAAAATGATGCAGATTTAGAACAAAATCCTATTGCTTCTTCACAGAATTTAACCGCAGCTACTACTTTCTATGTAAGAATCAAAAAATCTGGAATTTGTGATAATATTGCAGCTCTTACGCTTAATTTCGGGCAACCCAATAAATCTACTACACTTCCAGCTCAAGTTACCGTCTGCGAAGGAAGCACCACCATATTAGATGCAGGAACTGGTTTCTCTTCTTATCTTTGGAGCAATGGAGCCACAACTCAAACCATTACTGTAGGAAAAGGAGATTATTCCGTAGTTTTGACTTCTCCAAATTCGTGTACTTTTACTCAAAATGTAAAAGTTGTAGAATCTCCAAAAGCGATTGTAGATATTTCTAAATTCAATACTACCATTTGTGACCAAAATTTAGATGGAACCATTGAAGTAAATCTCAACAATGTTACTTCTGCAATTCTTCTAAATCCAGGAATTTACAGTCTAAAATATTATGCAAACGCTACAGATGCAAATGCTGGAAACGCGAATGTTTTAAATACTTCTTGGTCATTTTCCACAGACACAACTATTTTTGTAAGGGTAGAATCTGATTATTGTCCTGCTCAGATTTATCCTCTAGATTTCAAATTTGGGAATAGAGTAACGGTCTTAACTTCTACTCTTTCTCAAGAGGTTTGTGATGATGATTTAGATGCCATAAAATCTGTAAATCTTAAAACATTTGAATCTTTCTTTACCACAGATAGCACTGTCTCTATCACTTATTTCAACTCTGAAAATGATGCCAAAAATAATGTTAATCCTATTTCGAGCACTCAAAATATTACTTCAACCGGAACTTATTTCTTAAGATTTGAAAAAACAAATTCTTGTCCGAATTGGGCCAAAATTACCGTAAATATTAAAACGCCAAAAGCGTCAACTTCTCTTCAAAATGTAGAAATTTGTAAAGATGCGACGTATAATTTAGATGCAGGAACCGGATTTGACAGTTATAAATGGAGCACTGGTGAAACTTCTCAAACGGTTACCAAAGGTATTGGGGAGTATTATGTTGATTTAGAATCGAATGGTTGTATTTATAGACAAAATGTGAAAATCATCGCTGCGTCTGAACCTACTATCGACAGCGTGATAGAACAAGGTAACAGCATTACTGTAAATGTTTCGGGAGGAACTGCACCTTATGAATATTCTTTAGACCAAATCAATTGGCAGACTACTAATATTTTTTACAATCTCAATAGAGGCGTTCAGAAAGTATACGTAAGAGACAATAAAAAATGTACCATTAAAGAATATGAATTCTCCATCATTAAGCTGCTAAATGCCATTACTCCAAATGGTGATGGATTAAATGACACCCTAGATTACTCAGATTTACGCGTAAAAAAAGAGGTGAAAATTCTCATTTTTGACCGTTTTGGAAAGAAAATTTTCAGCAATGAAAATTCTACCAGCTACATTTGGGACGGAACAGAAAATGGAAGACCTCTTCCTAGTGGTTCATATTGGTATATTTTAGAATGGACAGAACCCGATACTGGCATTAAAATAAATAATAAAGGTTGGATTCTTCTAAAAAATAGAAATTAA
- a CDS encoding T9SS type B sorting domain-containing protein, with protein MKKLFTFLLFLFFITKSFAQFDTEHWFAPMADASNGSEAQQYIYVSTNESTPFKVDIYNNNIVIGTINNLSKGSPQKFYIPREYIITSNNIEINAKATLGLHLVGEKKFFANLRFSVFNHAEILTSKGKSALGKNFYIGMGEQYNPNNAANRNGLNAIASVIATENNTTIKLSGYNKDVIFSDGTTDDEKTIILDKGESYIFETRVSDGIPNLDGLIGANIAADKPVSVTNGNFLSLAENKANYDIIMDQSAPTDRLGTEYVVLKGNGTANGLTNGYTEKSLVIATEDNTEVYVNGSTTPITTLSKGQFYFIRGNFYNPSGNIYNLYIKSTKPIYVYQFLAGTDGADGTPEFATGGFNFIPALSCYLPSNIDEIGFVSEMPYRSYFENYYNTKLNIITEKGATVSINGTPINSSYGPFALSGNSAWETYVVPNVSGNVTIKSTRSVTAGIAAGNGAVGYGGYFAGFNSVPIISKGGDCEKGNVTLEVDNTYDGYQWYYNGNPYTGSGANTYIITPTESGDYYVKITKASCGSLDSPIFKFQRCPFKTTLAIEVSDCAPTYKITPKFSTSTQTIDVSSIKITKAPSYGTATIDATTGEITYTLTDTTVISDTFTYSFSGTDPNYPDTEFVTVNIIVNRLKTITGEALACIKPDKTGDFDLTQAKVSNDTNITKVEYFENYDAATKTFSNPIANFTSYNSVPKTIYAKVTNSYGCTEMAEINLNFYPIPNIDTLKFDSTLCDTDFDGLYEPDFDEISKTIVNNSADFDIYYFDNPAFNFPALPKNWTYTTPTRVYILVASRNGCTNATGFLDFKIGDKISVTDATSQICDGDFNNTEAVNLDTYLPQLTSETAYTHQFYLTKNDADLEQNPISASQNLTATTTFYVRIKKSGICDNIAALTLNFGQPNKSTTLPAQVTVCEGSTTTLDAGTGFTSYLWSNGARTQTITVGKGDYSVILTSPNSCTFTQNVKVVESPKAMVDVSKFNTTICDQNLDGTIEVNLNNVTSAILLNSGIYRVKYYTNITDANTGNTNILNNSWSFSTDTTIFVRVESDYCPVQIYPLDFKFGNRVTVLTSTLSQEVCDDDLDAIKSVNLKTFESFFTTDNSVSITYFNSENDAKNNVNPISSTQNVTSTGTYFLRFEKVNSCPNWAKITVNIKIPKASTTLQNKTICKNTTTVVDAGTGFTYYKWSNGTEGATLQTATYGVGTHYVELTSTNGCIYKQSFTISEAVDPVIDSVIEQGNSITVNVSGGTAPYEYSLDQINWQKSNFFDNLRRGVQKVYVRDANICTPIEYEFSIINLINAITPNGDGINDVLDYSDLRVKKDVKISIFDRFGKKVYSSEKQSNYIWNGTENGRSIITGTYWYVLEWTEPDTNTKITYKNWIIVKNRN; from the coding sequence ATGAAGAAATTATTTACTTTTTTACTATTCTTATTTTTCATCACGAAAAGTTTCGCTCAATTTGATACTGAACACTGGTTTGCACCAATGGCAGATGCTTCTAATGGCTCAGAAGCTCAACAATATATTTATGTTTCCACTAATGAATCTACTCCTTTTAAAGTAGACATCTACAACAATAATATCGTCATAGGAACCATCAATAATCTGAGCAAAGGAAGTCCTCAGAAATTTTATATCCCCAGAGAGTATATTATCACCAGTAATAATATAGAAATCAATGCAAAAGCTACCTTAGGTTTACACCTGGTAGGAGAAAAAAAATTCTTTGCCAATTTAAGATTCTCTGTATTTAACCACGCCGAAATTCTCACTTCTAAAGGTAAATCTGCATTAGGAAAAAACTTCTATATAGGAATGGGAGAACAATACAATCCTAATAATGCAGCTAATAGAAATGGTTTAAATGCTATAGCGAGTGTAATCGCTACAGAAAACAATACTACGATAAAACTTAGTGGTTACAATAAAGATGTTATCTTTTCAGACGGAACTACTGATGATGAAAAAACCATCATTCTTGATAAAGGTGAATCTTATATTTTTGAAACTCGTGTTTCTGATGGAATCCCAAATTTAGACGGCCTTATTGGTGCAAACATAGCTGCTGACAAACCCGTTTCAGTTACCAATGGAAATTTCCTTAGCCTTGCAGAGAACAAAGCGAATTATGATATTATAATGGACCAATCTGCTCCTACAGATCGATTAGGGACAGAATATGTTGTATTGAAAGGTAACGGAACTGCAAATGGATTAACCAATGGTTACACGGAAAAATCCCTTGTTATTGCCACTGAAGACAACACTGAAGTTTACGTAAATGGTTCTACCACACCTATTACTACTCTTAGCAAAGGACAATTTTATTTCATAAGAGGGAATTTTTATAATCCTAGTGGCAACATTTATAACTTGTATATTAAATCTACAAAACCTATTTATGTATATCAGTTTTTAGCAGGAACTGATGGAGCCGATGGAACTCCAGAATTTGCGACGGGCGGTTTCAATTTTATTCCAGCACTTAGCTGTTATCTTCCGAGTAATATAGATGAAATAGGTTTTGTAAGTGAAATGCCATATCGCTCTTATTTTGAAAATTATTATAACACAAAACTCAATATTATTACCGAAAAAGGAGCAACAGTTTCTATCAACGGAACTCCAATTAACTCCAGTTATGGACCATTTGCGTTAAGTGGAAACTCTGCTTGGGAAACTTATGTAGTTCCCAATGTTTCGGGAAATGTTACTATAAAATCTACAAGATCTGTTACTGCGGGAATTGCTGCTGGTAATGGTGCAGTAGGTTACGGTGGTTATTTCGCAGGATTCAATTCCGTTCCCATTATTTCCAAAGGAGGCGATTGTGAAAAAGGAAATGTAACACTAGAAGTAGATAATACTTATGATGGTTACCAATGGTATTATAATGGAAATCCTTATACAGGATCTGGAGCAAACACCTACATCATCACTCCCACAGAAAGTGGAGATTACTACGTAAAAATTACCAAAGCCAGTTGTGGAAGCCTTGACTCTCCTATTTTTAAATTTCAAAGATGTCCTTTTAAAACGACATTAGCGATAGAAGTAAGCGACTGCGCTCCTACCTATAAAATCACACCTAAATTTTCTACATCTACCCAAACTATAGATGTTAGTTCTATAAAAATTACAAAAGCTCCATCTTATGGAACTGCTACTATAGATGCTACTACAGGCGAAATAACTTATACTTTAACGGATACTACTGTAATTTCAGATACTTTTACCTATTCTTTTTCTGGCACAGACCCTAATTATCCAGATACAGAATTTGTAACAGTAAATATTATTGTCAATAGATTAAAAACCATTACTGGTGAAGCGCTTGCTTGTATTAAACCTGATAAAACAGGGGATTTTGACCTTACACAAGCCAAAGTTTCTAATGACACAAACATTACCAAGGTAGAATATTTTGAAAATTATGATGCCGCAACGAAAACTTTCTCTAATCCAATTGCTAATTTCACCAGCTATAACTCTGTGCCAAAAACCATTTATGCAAAAGTGACAAACAGCTATGGTTGTACAGAAATGGCAGAGATAAATTTGAATTTTTATCCTATTCCAAATATTGATACGCTAAAATTTGATTCTACTTTATGCGATACTGATTTTGACGGACTTTACGAACCAGATTTCGATGAAATTTCTAAAACCATTGTAAATAATTCAGCAGATTTTGACATTTATTATTTTGACAATCCAGCGTTTAATTTCCCTGCGTTACCAAAAAATTGGACTTACACTACACCAACCCGAGTTTACATTTTAGTAGCTTCTAGAAATGGCTGTACCAATGCAACTGGCTTTTTGGATTTCAAAATTGGTGACAAAATTTCGGTTACAGACGCTACTTCTCAAATTTGTGATGGCGATTTTAACAATACAGAAGCGGTAAATTTAGATACTTATTTACCTCAACTTACATCAGAAACTGCTTATACACACCAATTTTATCTCACCAAAAATGATGCAGATTTAGAACAAAATCCTATTTCTGCTTCACAGAATTTAACCGCAACTACTACTTTCTATGTAAGAATCAAAAAATCTGGAATTTGTGATAACATTGCTGCTCTTACGCTTAATTTCGGGCAACCCAATAAATCTACTACACTTCCTGCTCAAGTTACCGTCTGCGAAGGAAGCACCACAACTTTAGATGCAGGAACTGGTTTTACTTCTTATCTTTGGAGCAATGGAGCCAGAACTCAAACAATTACTGTAGGAAAAGGAGATTATTCTGTAATTCTGACTTCTCCAAATTCGTGTACTTTCACTCAAAATGTAAAAGTTGTAGAATCTCCTAAAGCTATGGTAGATGTTTCTAAATTTAATACTACCATTTGTGACCAAAATTTAGATGGAACCATCGAAGTAAATCTCAACAACGTCACTTCTGCAATTCTTCTAAATTCTGGAATCTATCGAGTTAAATATTACACAAATATTACCGATGCAAATACTGGAAACACGAATATTTTAAACAATTCTTGGTCATTTTCTACAGACACAACTATTTTTGTAAGGGTAGAATCTGATTATTGTCCTGTTCAGATTTATCCTCTAGATTTTAAATTTGGAAATAGAGTAACTGTCTTAACTTCTACTCTTTCTCAAGAGGTTTGTGATGATGATTTAGATGCCATAAAATCTGTAAATCTTAAAACATTTGAGTCTTTCTTTACCACGGACAATAGCGTTTCCATCACTTATTTCAACTCTGAAAATGATGCTAAAAATAATGTCAACCCTATTTCGAGCACTCAAAATGTTACTTCAACGGGAACTTATTTCTTAAGATTCGAAAAAGTAAATTCTTGTCCGAATTGGGCAAAAATTACCGTAAATATTAAAATACCAAAAGCTTCGACTACTCTTCAAAATAAAACAATTTGTAAGAATACAACTACTGTTGTAGACGCTGGTACTGGTTTTACCTATTACAAGTGGAGCAATGGAACTGAAGGTGCTACATTACAAACCGCTACTTATGGAGTAGGAACGCATTATGTAGAACTTACTTCTACAAATGGTTGTATTTACAAGCAATCTTTTACGATTTCCGAAGCAGTAGACCCTGTAATTGACAGTGTGATAGAACAAGGAAACAGCATTACCGTAAATGTTTCTGGTGGAACTGCACCTTATGAATATTCTTTAGACCAAATCAATTGGCAAAAATCCAATTTCTTTGATAATTTAAGACGTGGCGTGCAAAAAGTCTATGTACGAGACGCTAACATTTGTACTCCTATAGAATATGAATTTTCCATTATTAATCTTATCAATGCCATTACTCCAAATGGTGATGGAATAAATGACGTACTAGATTACTCAGATTTACGAGTGAAAAAAGACGTGAAAATTTCTATTTTTGATAGATTTGGGAAAAAAGTGTACTCTAGTGAAAAACAATCCAATTACATTTGGAATGGAACAGAAAACGGAAGAAGTATCATCACGGGAACATATTGGTATGTTTTAGAATGGACAGAACCTGATACCAACACTAAGATTACTTATAAAAACTGGATTATTGTAAAAAACCGAAATTAA
- the guaB gene encoding IMP dehydrogenase, whose protein sequence is MSIHNKIVETAITFDDVLLIPSYSEVLPNQVSLKSRISDKITLNVPIVSAAMDTVTEADLAIAIARVGGLGFIHKNMPIPEQAAQVNRVKRSENGMIADPVTLSKDHTLAEAKELMAKYKISGLPVVDTDNKLIGIITNRDVKYQENLSAKVEELMTKENLITSDKSTNLEQAKEILLKNRIEKLPIVDSENHLVGLITIKDIDNQLEYPQANKDQNGRLIVGAGVGVGDDTMTRVAALVEAGVDIIAVDSAHGHSKGVLDKITEIRNAFPDLDIVGGNIVTADAAEALIKAGANVLKVGVGPGSICTTRVVAGVGVPQLSAIYNVYEKAKEYNVAVIADGGIKLSGDIVKAIASGAGAVMLGSLLAGTEEAPGEEIIFQGRKFKSYQGMGSLSAMKRGGKERYFQSEAKKFVPEGIEGRVPYKGKLEDVIFQLTGGIRAGMGYCGTKDIETLQKDGKMVMITGSGLKESHPHDVIITQEAPNYSL, encoded by the coding sequence ATGTCTATTCACAACAAAATCGTAGAAACCGCCATCACCTTTGATGATGTGCTTCTTATCCCTTCTTACTCAGAAGTTTTACCCAATCAAGTTTCTCTTAAATCTAGAATTTCAGACAAAATCACGCTAAATGTTCCTATCGTTTCCGCAGCGATGGATACGGTTACAGAAGCAGATTTGGCTATTGCTATTGCCAGAGTTGGAGGTTTAGGTTTTATTCATAAAAACATGCCTATTCCAGAACAAGCTGCACAAGTAAACCGTGTAAAACGTTCAGAAAACGGAATGATTGCTGATCCTGTTACGCTTTCTAAAGATCATACTTTAGCTGAAGCTAAGGAACTTATGGCGAAATATAAAATCTCTGGACTTCCAGTAGTAGATACAGACAATAAATTAATTGGAATCATTACCAATCGTGATGTAAAATATCAAGAAAATCTTTCTGCAAAAGTAGAAGAATTGATGACCAAAGAAAATCTTATCACTTCTGATAAATCTACCAACTTAGAGCAAGCCAAAGAAATTTTGCTTAAAAACAGAATAGAAAAACTACCGATTGTAGATTCAGAAAATCATTTGGTAGGATTAATTACCATAAAAGATATAGACAATCAATTAGAATATCCTCAAGCCAATAAAGACCAAAACGGAAGATTAATCGTAGGAGCTGGAGTTGGTGTAGGAGATGACACAATGACTAGAGTTGCAGCATTAGTAGAAGCTGGTGTAGATATTATCGCAGTAGATTCAGCGCATGGTCATTCTAAAGGTGTTCTCGATAAAATTACAGAAATTAGAAATGCTTTTCCAGATTTAGATATTGTAGGCGGAAACATTGTTACAGCAGATGCAGCTGAAGCTTTAATCAAAGCTGGAGCGAATGTTCTAAAAGTAGGAGTTGGCCCTGGTTCTATCTGTACTACTAGAGTTGTTGCAGGTGTTGGTGTTCCTCAACTTTCGGCAATTTATAACGTTTATGAAAAAGCTAAAGAATATAATGTAGCCGTAATTGCAGATGGTGGAATAAAACTTTCTGGTGATATTGTAAAAGCTATCGCTTCTGGAGCTGGCGCAGTAATGCTAGGTTCACTTTTAGCAGGAACGGAAGAAGCACCAGGTGAAGAAATTATTTTCCAAGGTAGAAAATTCAAATCTTACCAAGGAATGGGAAGTCTTTCTGCCATGAAACGTGGCGGAAAAGAAAGATATTTCCAAAGTGAAGCCAAAAAATTTGTTCCAGAAGGAATCGAAGGAAGAGTTCCATACAAAGGAAAATTAGAAGACGTAATCTTCCAATTGACTGGTGGAATTAGAGCTGGAATGGGTTATTGCGGAACAAAAGATATCGAAACTTTACAAAAAGACGGAAAAATGGTGATGATTACAGGTTCTGGATTGAAAGAATCTCATCCTCACGATGTAATTATTACGCAAGAAGCTCCGAATTATTCACTATAA